Below is a window of Mycobacterium dioxanotrophicus DNA.
GCAGCATGTCGGGCAGGCCGAGATCGTCGACGACCAGTTCCGGCAACCGCTCCAGGCGCCGGACCATGTCGTAGGCGAAAAAGCCCACCAGCCCCGAGGACAGGGGCGGCATACCGGGCACCGCAGCGGTGGCCAGCAGCTCGAGCGTCGTGCGCACCGCCTCGAGCGGGTCGCCGCCGCTGGGCGCGTCCTGCGGCGTCGTGCCCAGCCACACCGCCTGGTCGTCGCGGACGGTCAGCGCCGACGGGGCACCCGCGCCGATGAACGACCATCGCGACCACGACCGGCCGTTCTCAGCCGATTCCAGCAGGAACGTTCCGGGCCGGTTGGCGGCCAGCTTGCGGTACGCCGACAGCGGCGTCTCGCTGTCGGCCAGTACCTTGCGGGTCACCGGGACCACCCGATGTTCGGCGGCCAGCGCCCGGAAGTCCTCACGCGACGTGGTGGAAGCAAGCGTGTGCACGCAGATGATCCTCCCAGACTGGACGCGATGGGTCGGCGTAGCGTGGACGCCCATGACACCTCTTAAGACGGGTGACACCGTTGCCGAGTTCGAACTCCCTGATCAAACCGGCACGGTGCGCAGTCTGACGAGTTTGCTGGCCGATGGGCCGGTGGTGCTGTTCTTCTATCCCGCGGCGTTGACGCCCGGCTGCACCAAGGAGGCCTGCCACTTCCGCGATCTGGCCGCCGAGTTCGCCGCCATCGGTGCGTCCCGGGTCGGCATCAGCACCGACCCGGTCGCCAAACAGGCCAAGTTCGCCGACATCCAGCGGTTCGACTACCCGCTGCTCTCGGATGCCGACGGGAAGGTGGCCAGCCACTTCGGTGTCAAACGCGGCCTGCTCGGCAAGCTGATGCCGGTCAAGCGGACCACGTTCGTCATCGACACCGATCGCACCGTGCTCGACGTGATCTCCAGCGAGATCAGCA
It encodes the following:
- a CDS encoding peroxiredoxin; the encoded protein is MTPLKTGDTVAEFELPDQTGTVRSLTSLLADGPVVLFFYPAALTPGCTKEACHFRDLAAEFAAIGASRVGISTDPVAKQAKFADIQRFDYPLLSDADGKVASHFGVKRGLLGKLMPVKRTTFVIDTDRTVLDVISSEISMDTHADKALEVLRAR